One window of Pseudacidobacterium ailaaui genomic DNA carries:
- the lpxB gene encoding lipid-A-disaccharide synthase, which produces MNNGPKIFVSTGEASGENYAAQLIPAIRRLAPQATFFGLGGQRMEALGFRRIVRAEDVAVMGITEIIRHIPRIYSEYRRLRASIAAERPDAAILIDFPDVNLSLARTLHRLRVPVIYFVSPQLWAWKKYRIRKVQRYVDQMLVIFPFEEGFYRQHGVEARFVGHPLAEVPLPSIPRNSFAAQQGLDPSKHWIGLLPGSRFKEIRLNLPEMLKAARQLDGTYEFLLPLAPTLTAEQIAHVRSMLPKKSPRITVVDDARAVLYHSRASMVASGTATVEAALIGNPFIVVYRVSGLTYAVAKRVVKVPHVAMVNLIAGREVVPELIQDNFSATNAVSHLRPLLEDEKARDRMKQELACVAAALHTEKSPIEQVARITIELASSAR; this is translated from the coding sequence ATGAACAACGGTCCTAAAATCTTTGTCTCCACCGGAGAGGCCAGTGGCGAGAACTACGCCGCGCAGTTGATTCCCGCCATTCGCCGTCTCGCTCCTCAGGCCACTTTCTTTGGCCTGGGCGGCCAGCGCATGGAGGCGCTCGGCTTTCGCCGGATTGTCCGCGCCGAAGATGTCGCTGTGATGGGCATTACCGAGATCATCCGGCACATTCCCCGCATCTATTCTGAATACCGAAGGCTCCGGGCCAGCATTGCCGCCGAGCGGCCGGACGCCGCCATCCTGATTGATTTTCCCGATGTCAATCTTTCGCTGGCACGGACGCTTCATCGGCTCCGGGTCCCGGTGATCTACTTTGTCAGCCCTCAGCTCTGGGCCTGGAAGAAATACCGCATCCGAAAGGTACAACGCTATGTAGACCAGATGCTGGTCATCTTCCCGTTCGAGGAAGGCTTCTACAGACAGCACGGCGTGGAGGCGCGGTTTGTAGGTCATCCATTGGCCGAGGTCCCCCTGCCTTCCATCCCACGAAACAGCTTTGCTGCCCAACAGGGACTCGACCCGTCCAAACACTGGATAGGACTGCTCCCGGGCAGTCGTTTCAAGGAGATCCGTCTCAACCTCCCGGAGATGCTCAAGGCCGCGCGACAGCTCGATGGCACCTATGAATTTCTGCTGCCGCTTGCTCCCACCCTCACTGCGGAGCAGATTGCGCACGTGCGCTCCATGCTTCCGAAAAAGTCCCCTCGCATCACCGTGGTGGACGATGCCCGGGCCGTCCTGTACCATTCGCGCGCCAGCATGGTGGCCAGCGGAACAGCCACGGTCGAGGCGGCCCTGATTGGCAATCCGTTCATTGTGGTCTACCGCGTCTCCGGATTGACGTATGCTGTTGCCAAGCGGGTCGTGAAGGTCCCGCACGTGGCCATGGTCAATCTGATTGCCGGACGCGAAGTGGTCCCCGAGCTCATCCAGGACAACTTTTCTGCTACGAATGCCGTCTCCCATCTGCGGCCTTTGCTTGAAGATGAGAAGGCACGGGACCGGATGAAACAGGAGCTTGCCTGTGTGGCGGCTGCGCTGCACACAGAAAAAAGCCCGATTGAGCAAGTGGCGCGCATCACAATAGAGTTGGCGAGTTCAGCACGATGA
- a CDS encoding ABC transporter ATP-binding protein — protein sequence MAEQEKPKQSQMQEDDVVGKAYDSRLMRRLIRYLYPYKWAALTSLAAVLIKAALDVLGPYLTKVAVDRYMTAQPPPKQSWLALHLSPHAVTGITQLATLYLGALVISYFLEFVQTYLMQWTGQKVMFDMRSQIFRHLQYMHVGFFDRNPVGRLVTRLTSDVDALNEMFTSGVFAIFEDIFVLAGIVIVMLRMSWWLALLAFAVLPLILIVTRIFRKHVRDSYRRIRTAIAKINSYTQEHISGMTVVQLFNRQKRSFEQFEKVNRQHMDAFKDAILAYALYYPAVELLSTIAIAIVIWRGGYGVLHATVSLGVLVAFMQYAQRFFRPIQDLSEKYNILQAAMAASERIFRLLDTQPEIVPPAHPREGNGSGSIEFRNVWFTYQKLTDEQKSRIAGASSTELAAMEEIEWVLRGVSFVIEPDQTAAIVGHTGAGKTTIISLMMRFYDIQHGSILIDGLDVREHDLKRLRQRFGVVLQDPFLFTGTIAENIRLGSHWITDQRLEEAADEVNVRDFIHSLPGGFAEPLHERGNGLSTGQKQLINFARALAHDPRILILDEATSSVDTDTEMRVRLALERMVEGRTSVIIAHRLSTVQRADVILVMHKGSLREMGTHQELLSQRGLYWKLYQLQYKDQELPEPVPALPSGLAVGTD from the coding sequence ATGGCCGAGCAGGAAAAGCCGAAACAATCTCAAATGCAGGAAGACGATGTCGTCGGCAAAGCCTATGACAGCCGGCTGATGCGGCGGCTCATCCGCTATCTTTATCCCTACAAATGGGCGGCTCTCACTTCGCTGGCCGCCGTGCTGATCAAGGCCGCCCTCGATGTGCTGGGACCGTATCTGACCAAGGTGGCCGTAGACCGCTATATGACGGCGCAGCCTCCGCCGAAGCAGTCCTGGCTGGCGCTCCATCTCAGCCCCCATGCCGTCACGGGAATCACACAACTGGCCACGCTCTATCTTGGCGCGCTAGTCATCAGCTACTTTCTTGAATTCGTGCAGACCTACCTGATGCAGTGGACGGGCCAGAAGGTCATGTTTGACATGCGCAGCCAGATCTTCCGGCACCTCCAGTACATGCATGTCGGCTTCTTTGACCGCAATCCTGTAGGGCGTCTGGTGACCCGTCTGACCAGCGACGTGGATGCCTTGAATGAAATGTTCACCTCCGGCGTCTTCGCCATCTTCGAGGACATCTTTGTGCTGGCCGGGATCGTCATCGTGATGCTGCGCATGAGCTGGTGGCTGGCCCTTCTGGCCTTCGCCGTGCTGCCGTTGATTCTGATTGTGACCCGCATCTTCCGCAAGCATGTGCGCGATTCCTACCGGCGCATCCGTACCGCCATTGCGAAAATCAACTCCTATACCCAGGAACACATCAGCGGAATGACCGTGGTCCAGCTCTTTAATCGGCAGAAACGGTCCTTCGAGCAATTTGAGAAGGTCAACCGCCAGCACATGGACGCTTTCAAAGACGCCATCCTGGCCTATGCGCTCTATTATCCGGCGGTCGAACTGCTCAGCACCATTGCCATCGCCATCGTCATCTGGCGCGGCGGCTATGGGGTGTTGCACGCTACAGTCTCCCTCGGCGTGCTGGTCGCCTTCATGCAGTACGCGCAGCGCTTTTTCCGTCCTATCCAGGACCTGAGCGAAAAGTACAACATTCTGCAGGCAGCGATGGCGGCCAGCGAGCGTATTTTTCGTCTGCTGGACACCCAGCCGGAAATCGTCCCTCCCGCTCATCCAAGAGAAGGCAATGGCTCTGGAAGCATCGAATTCCGCAATGTCTGGTTTACTTACCAGAAGCTGACAGACGAGCAGAAATCACGCATTGCAGGCGCCAGCAGCACCGAGCTTGCTGCGATGGAAGAGATCGAATGGGTCCTGCGCGGCGTCTCTTTTGTGATTGAGCCGGACCAGACGGCGGCCATCGTCGGCCATACCGGAGCGGGCAAGACGACCATCATCAGCCTGATGATGCGTTTTTATGACATCCAGCACGGCAGCATTCTGATTGATGGCCTCGATGTGCGCGAACACGACCTGAAGCGGCTACGCCAGCGCTTTGGCGTTGTGCTGCAGGACCCTTTCCTGTTTACCGGAACGATTGCGGAAAACATTCGTCTCGGCTCCCACTGGATCACTGACCAACGGCTGGAGGAGGCCGCCGATGAGGTCAATGTCCGCGACTTTATTCATTCACTGCCAGGTGGCTTTGCCGAACCTCTGCACGAACGAGGCAACGGTCTTTCCACTGGACAGAAACAGCTCATTAACTTTGCCCGCGCCCTTGCCCATGATCCCCGCATCCTGATTCTCGACGAAGCCACTTCCAGCGTAGATACCGATACGGAGATGCGCGTCCGCCTCGCCCTTGAACGCATGGTAGAAGGCCGCACCTCGGTCATTATCGCGCACCGTCTTTCCACCGTGCAGCGCGCCGATGTGATTCTCGTGATGCACAAAGGCAGTTTGCGCGAGATGGGCACACATCAGGAACTGTTGTCCCAACGCGGACTCTACTGGAAACTTTACCAGCTTCAGTACAAAGACCAGGAGCTGCCCGAGCCCGTGCCTGCGCTGCCTTCCGGCCTTGCCGTGGGAACAGATTAG
- a CDS encoding dolichyl-phosphate beta-glucosyltransferase produces MVPEYSIVIPAYNESARIGNALTQVLACVHKHGWNAEVLVVDDGSRDDTAAIVKAFSLQDPIVKLIQNPGNRGKGFSVRNGILHASGDIVMFTDADLSAPMDEAERLFEAVRNGADIAIGSRWLERGRQTVQQPLYRRFFGRCFNAVTRLIMGLPFADTQCGFKAFRRQAAQTVFQLQRIERWGFDPEILFIALKRGYRICEVPVSWGHDERTRISYLKDGLKMLEELVFIRWNALTGVYDRPVKDLVPPVPVVKGHP; encoded by the coding sequence GTGGTTCCCGAATACAGTATCGTCATTCCGGCATATAACGAAAGTGCCCGAATCGGAAATGCCCTGACCCAGGTGCTTGCATGTGTGCACAAGCACGGCTGGAATGCCGAAGTGCTCGTTGTCGATGATGGATCGCGGGATGATACCGCGGCAATCGTGAAGGCCTTTTCCCTCCAGGACCCGATCGTAAAGCTGATTCAGAACCCCGGAAACCGAGGCAAAGGATTTAGTGTGCGTAATGGCATCCTTCATGCATCGGGAGACATTGTTATGTTTACGGATGCAGACCTGTCTGCTCCGATGGATGAGGCGGAGCGGCTCTTTGAAGCGGTCCGCAACGGGGCAGACATTGCAATCGGGTCACGCTGGCTGGAGCGCGGCCGGCAGACGGTGCAACAGCCCTTATACCGGCGCTTTTTTGGCCGTTGTTTTAATGCGGTCACACGGCTGATCATGGGCCTGCCTTTTGCGGATACGCAGTGCGGCTTCAAGGCCTTCCGCAGACAGGCAGCGCAGACGGTTTTCCAGTTGCAGCGGATTGAACGCTGGGGCTTTGACCCGGAGATCCTCTTTATCGCACTCAAGCGCGGATACAGGATTTGCGAAGTCCCGGTCAGCTGGGGGCACGACGAACGGACGCGGATCAGTTATCTGAAAGATGGTTTGAAAATGCTGGAGGAACTGGTCTTCATCCGCTGGAATGCCCTGACGGGTGTCTATGACCGTCCGGTGAAGGACCTCGTCCCGCCGGTACCGGTGGTTAAGGGGCATCCATGA
- the mobF gene encoding MobF family relaxase, whose protein sequence is MSGPVGNEHFARLTEGQHPHTEAQLVRHQVSKTYEGKFGKEVTSVEHRAAWDATFSAPKSVSHTALVGGDERVREAHRESVRVALNELEKYTQARIGNVHAPETTGKFVAATFEHDTARPVDGYTAPQLHTHAVIFNDNGQTRALQPQELFASQRYATSLYRSELSMRLRGLGYELERGKHGQPEIKGYTKEYLEASSHKARRIRAGQER, encoded by the coding sequence TTGTCAGGTCCGGTCGGCAATGAGCACTTCGCCCGTCTGACCGAAGGCCAGCATCCGCACACCGAAGCGCAGCTTGTTCGTCATCAGGTTTCCAAGACCTATGAGGGAAAATTCGGTAAGGAAGTAACCAGCGTGGAGCATCGCGCCGCTTGGGATGCGACGTTCTCCGCGCCGAAGTCGGTTTCACATACTGCCCTTGTCGGCGGCGACGAGCGCGTAAGAGAGGCGCATCGAGAGAGCGTCCGCGTGGCGCTTAACGAGTTGGAGAAGTACACGCAGGCCCGCATCGGCAACGTCCACGCGCCGGAGACGACCGGCAAATTTGTTGCAGCCACCTTTGAGCATGATACCGCCCGGCCTGTGGACGGCTACACCGCGCCGCAGCTCCATACTCATGCTGTGATCTTCAACGACAACGGACAGACGCGGGCCTTGCAGCCGCAAGAGCTATTCGCTTCGCAACGCTATGCCACCAGCCTTTACCGTTCTGAGTTGTCGATGCGGTTACGGGGGTTGGGTTACGAGTTGGAGCGCGGCAAGCATGGGCAGCCGGAGATCAAGGGCTATACGAAAGAGTATCTGGAGGCCAGCAGCCATAAAGCGCGGCGAATACGCGCGGGTCAAGAGCGTTGA
- a CDS encoding monooxygenase family protein has protein sequence MKVERRTVDLSQYPDLVVIYLGMRVNRLTGIKTLFGFGPKISQSVAARPDGLLLHENFIFSLFPPHIGMRQYWRNMDSLLQWSRSEPHRTWWKSFLRNSGGTGFWHETYLMKGGMEAIYDDIRDPIGFLRFAPITAARGAMFGAANRAAREYPDEPVISETELYG, from the coding sequence ATGAAAGTTGAGCGGCGCACGGTCGACCTCTCACAGTATCCGGACCTGGTTGTCATCTATCTGGGAATGCGGGTCAACCGTCTAACCGGCATTAAGACCCTTTTCGGCTTCGGCCCGAAGATCTCTCAATCGGTGGCCGCCAGACCGGATGGATTGCTGCTGCATGAAAATTTCATCTTTTCGCTCTTTCCTCCCCATATCGGGATGCGTCAGTACTGGCGGAACATGGACTCGCTGCTGCAATGGTCCCGCTCTGAACCGCATCGCACCTGGTGGAAGAGCTTTCTCCGCAACTCTGGTGGCACGGGCTTTTGGCATGAAACCTATCTGATGAAGGGCGGCATGGAAGCCATCTATGACGATATCCGCGATCCCATAGGCTTTCTGCGTTTTGCTCCCATCACAGCCGCTCGGGGCGCAATGTTTGGAGCAGCCAACCGTGCCGCCCGAGAATATCCGGACGAGCCGGTAATCAGCGAAACCGAGCTGTATGGATGA
- a CDS encoding DinB family protein — translation MKNALLFLAVLLLTSVASAQSVSAPRSTLRSILLEQMQETHNKKEWFVPANVAVAGLTAEQANWKDGKGNHSVGQLAYHLVYWDSRSLEKFKGVPQTKFSGNNDETFEDFDSKKWNEIVHRLDEVLTEWEKAIETADEQKLAEWAPTIEKISAHHAYHIGQMIYVRKEQGSWDPENGVK, via the coding sequence ATGAAAAATGCCCTCTTGTTTTTAGCGGTCCTGCTGCTGACAAGTGTTGCATCTGCGCAGTCTGTCTCGGCTCCCCGGTCGACCTTGCGTAGTATCTTGCTCGAACAGATGCAGGAAACGCACAACAAAAAAGAATGGTTTGTACCCGCCAATGTTGCTGTGGCCGGACTGACCGCTGAGCAGGCCAACTGGAAGGACGGCAAAGGAAACCATTCCGTAGGCCAGCTTGCGTATCACCTGGTCTACTGGGACTCACGCAGTCTGGAGAAATTCAAGGGTGTACCGCAGACCAAATTCAGCGGAAACAATGATGAGACTTTCGAGGACTTTGACAGTAAGAAATGGAACGAGATCGTGCATCGGCTGGATGAGGTCCTGACAGAGTGGGAAAAGGCGATTGAGACCGCCGATGAGCAGAAGCTGGCAGAGTGGGCCCCCACAATTGAGAAGATCAGCGCGCATCATGCATACCATATTGGACAGATGATTTACGTGCGGAAAGAGCAGGGTTCGTGGGACCCCGAGAACGGAGTGAAATAA
- the hemW gene encoding radical SAM family heme chaperone HemW: MDPIGLYLSVPFCRSKCTYCNFASGVYPASFMGRYVQRLCEDMLSAKQFVSAESVDSIYWGGGTPSLLSPQYFRELFRAIRRQWNVLGHAEITVECAPGQLAEETLDAMLECGVNRISFGVQSFMDQEARAAGRLHTRAIAWEDICRVRQKGVSRVNVDLIAGLPYQTQASWQESLDVLAETGADHTSIYMLEVDDDSRLGREVLNGGARYSAPEVPSDDAIAGMYLTAIETLARRGLEQYEISNFARCGAESEHNKKYWLRKPYLGLGVDAHSMLRTEDGGCLRFAAHEGLEEYLKAPGWEQRQRLTRQEELEEAWFLGLRLNAGVDLRKLKAEFGAEALSDCLCIIEDLVEEGLLEKSGECVRLTQRGRLLSNDVFARFLVSAPA, translated from the coding sequence ATGGACCCCATTGGCCTGTATCTTTCCGTCCCCTTTTGCCGCTCAAAGTGCACTTATTGCAATTTTGCCTCCGGTGTCTATCCGGCCAGCTTCATGGGGCGCTATGTCCAGAGATTGTGTGAGGACATGCTGTCGGCAAAGCAGTTTGTTTCCGCAGAGAGTGTGGACTCGATCTATTGGGGCGGCGGAACGCCGAGCCTCCTTTCTCCGCAGTATTTCAGGGAACTGTTCCGCGCGATCAGACGGCAATGGAATGTTTTGGGTCATGCGGAGATCACAGTGGAGTGCGCGCCGGGCCAGTTGGCGGAGGAAACACTAGACGCCATGCTGGAGTGCGGTGTGAATCGCATCAGCTTTGGGGTGCAGTCCTTTATGGACCAGGAGGCCAGAGCTGCTGGTCGGCTGCATACCCGGGCCATTGCATGGGAAGACATTTGCCGCGTGCGACAAAAGGGCGTGTCGCGTGTGAATGTGGACCTGATTGCCGGGCTTCCCTACCAGACACAGGCTTCTTGGCAGGAATCGCTGGATGTGCTGGCGGAAACAGGCGCAGACCACACGAGCATTTACATGCTTGAGGTGGATGACGATTCGCGCCTGGGAAGGGAAGTGTTGAACGGCGGAGCACGTTATTCTGCTCCAGAGGTTCCATCAGACGACGCAATTGCAGGCATGTATCTGACCGCCATTGAGACGCTGGCGAGACGAGGACTGGAGCAATACGAGATTTCCAACTTTGCCCGTTGCGGGGCCGAATCCGAGCACAACAAGAAATATTGGCTGCGAAAGCCATATTTGGGTCTGGGTGTCGATGCACATTCGATGTTGCGGACGGAAGATGGCGGGTGTCTCCGCTTTGCTGCCCATGAGGGCCTGGAAGAGTATCTCAAGGCCCCCGGATGGGAGCAGCGCCAACGGCTGACACGGCAGGAAGAGCTCGAAGAGGCGTGGTTTCTTGGCCTGCGCTTGAATGCGGGCGTTGATTTAAGAAAGCTCAAAGCAGAGTTCGGTGCCGAAGCTCTTTCCGACTGTCTCTGCATCATCGAGGATCTGGTCGAGGAAGGTCTGCTGGAAAAATCAGGCGAGTGCGTGCGGCTGACCCAGAGAGGGCGGCTGCTTTCCAACGATGTCTTCGCACGCTTTCTGGTTTCGGCGCCAGCATAG